The region AGTGATGTTTTGAAAAAAGAATTTTTGTTGCACTCAAAAGTTTAAATAAATCGTTAATTAGTCATTAATTAGTGCGTGTCTTAATTAATAACCCCAGGCATTTTCACGTCTTAAGTTgtgccactttcttttttggGGTATTCTGAATGCAACAAACTTGAAATGGATGTTGCACTCAAAATTATGATTAAATGGGTCTGGGGGTCACATTTTGGGGACCCTCAGGGGCCAAACCCCAGGATTGTGCAACTTAAGATGCCCCATCCCTTCATCCAGATGCAAAGTACAATAGAATTACACCCTCAAACCTTTTGCACTCAATACTATGAATAAAAGTCAGCTAGCTCtccaactatctctctctctctctctctctctctctctctctctctctctctctctctctctctcttcaaatatATCAGTTTTCAAGGTGGAATAGAGCTCGTAGAAACATTAGTCCAATACAAATTCATGCAAGTCATAGAGAGGAAATGTATGGAATATTGTTTTGGTTTTCATAGACATCTGTAGTCGAAACTCAGATATAAGATATTTTAATTATTACTGGTTACGATTTCTAGACACACAACACATCTGCACATACACGCTGAGAGATGCTTTCTGTATATCCAAACATATAGGGCTCATATTTCCAGTTAACACACTGATAATCAAACAATGTCTTGAATGCATCTGAATTTTATTACTTTCACAAAATAGTTAAAAGCAAACTTTACGTATTggtttgaaatgaaaaatatgatatgCCAATTAGTATAGTCTTGATAATAAAAGTATGAAGTCTGGTCAAATCCTTTTCTGCCATGCCGTACACACAAACCCCACAAGGGTAGGAAAAacaattcctgtgtgtgtgcacttgttATTAGGGTCCGCTTGTACTTGATGTAGAGCTTGTACTTGATGATGTACTTGATGATGTACTTGATGATGTACTTGACGACGTACTTGATGATGTACTCGATGATGTACTTGACGACGTACTTGACGATGTACTTGACGATGTACTCGATGATGTACTTGACGACGTACTCGATGATGTACTTGACGATGTACTTGACGACGTACTTGACGATGTACTTGACGACGTACTTGACGATGTACTTGACGACGTACTCGATGATGTACTTGACGACGTACTTGACGACGTACTTGACGATGTACTTGACGACGTACTCGATGATGTACTCGATGATGTACTTGATGATGTACTCGATGATGTACTTGACGACGTACTTGATGATGTACTTGACGATGTACTTGACGACGTACTAGGTGATGTACTTGATGATGTACTTGACGATGTACTTGACGATGTACTAGGTGATGTACTTGACGATGTACTTGACGATGTACTTGACGATGTACTAGGTGATGTGCTTGTGCTCGAGGATGTACTGGTACTTGAAGATGTAGTTGTACTAGGTGATGTGCTTGTACTTGATGTCGAGCTTGTACTTGATGATGTGGTTGTACTTGGTGATGTGCTTGTACTTGATGTTGTgcttgttgttcctgttgtgcTTGTAGATGATGTTGTGCTTGTACTTGATGTTGTGCTGGCTGTTcctgttgtagttgttgctcCTGATGCTGTCGTTGCTCCAGATGCTGTTGTAGCTCCAGATGCTGTTGTGGCTCCTGATGCTGTTGTGGCTCCTGATGCTGTTGTGGCTCCTGATGCTGTTGTGGCTCCTGATGCTGTTGTAGCTCCTGATGCTGTTGTGGCTCCTGATACTGTTGTGGCTCCCGACGCTGTCGTTGCTCCTGATGCTGTTGTGGCTCCTGATGCTGTTGTGGCTCCTGACGCTGTTGTTGCTCCTGATGCTGTTGTGGCTCCTGATGCTGTTGTGGCTCCCGACGCTGTCGTTGCTCCTGATGCTGTTGTGGCTCCTGATGCTGTTGTGGCTCCTGATGCTGTTGTGGCTCCTGACGCTGTCGTTGCTCCTGATGCTGTTGTGGCTCCTGATGCTGTTGTGGCTCCTGATGCTGTTGTGGCTCCCGACGCTGTCGTTGCTCCTGATGCTGTTGTAGCTCCCGATGCTGTTGTGGCTCCTGATGCTGTTGTGGCTCCTGATGCTGTGGTGCCTCCCGACGCTGTCGTTGCTCCTGATGCTGTTGTAGCTCCCGATGCTGTTGTGGCTCCTGATGCTGTTGTGGCTCCCGA is a window of Portunus trituberculatus isolate SZX2019 chromosome 1, ASM1759143v1, whole genome shotgun sequence DNA encoding:
- the LOC123501101 gene encoding GATA zinc finger domain-containing protein 14-like, with translation MLRKEVHYNINTNTRYWSNGIFANCNGGNWHWSCNTIRRLHSIRSDNAIRSNHSIGSDNSFRSNDSVGSDNSIGSNDSIRSNDSVGSHNSIRSNNSIRSNDSIRSNDSIRSNNSIRSNDSVGSHNSIRSHNSIGSHNSIRSNDSIRSNDSVGSHNSIRSHNSIRSNDSIRSHNSVGSHNSIRSNDSVGSHNSIRSHNSIRSNDSIRSHNSVGSHNSIRSNDSIRSHNSIRSYNSIRSNDSIRSHNSIRSHNSIRSNDSVGSNNSIRSNDSVGRHHSIRSHNSIRSHNSIGSYNSIRSHNSIRSNDSVGSHNSIRSHNSIGSYNSIRSNDSVGRHHSIRSHNSIRSHNSIGSYNSIRSNDSVGSHNSIRSHNSIRSHNSIRSNDSVRSHNSIRSHNSIRSHNSIRSNDSVGSHNSIRSHNSIRSNNSVRSHNSIRSHNSIRSNDSVGSHNSIRSHNSIRSYNSIRSHNSIRSHNSIRSHNSIRSHNSIWSYNSIWSNDSIRSNNYNRNSQHNIKYKHNIIYKHNRNNKHNIKYKHITKYNHIIKYKLDINTIHRQYVVKYIVKYIIKYVVKYIIEYIIKYIIEYIIEYVVKYIVKYVVKYVVKYIIEYVVKYIVKYVVKYIVKYVVKYIVKYIIEYVVKYIIEYIVKYIVKYVVKYIIEYIIKYVVKYIIKYIIKYIIKYKLYIKYKRTLITNKMGVLTPEGHGNPNYGVLPKR